A stretch of Corynebacterium timonense DNA encodes these proteins:
- the pheS gene encoding phenylalanine--tRNA ligase subunit alpha: MSETPEIELTEQSLNEAAEAAIAAFAAAEDLPALEEAHRAHLGEQGFLPQARRALGTLPKDQRKDAGRLVNMARGRVEKEYAATRSVREAEHRERQLREETVDVTLPSTRHQVGAMHPITTLSENIADIFVGMGWEIAEGPEVEAEYFNFDALNFIPHHPARTLQDTFYVGGEDSKQVLRTHTSPVQVRTLLERDVPVYIACPGRVFRTDELDATHTPVFHQIEGLAVDKGLTMAHLRGTLDHLAKVLFGPETKTRMRTNYFPFTEPSAEVDVWFPNKKGGAGWIEWGGCGMVNPNVLRAVGVDPEEYSGFAFGMGLERTLQFRNGLTDMRDMVEGDVRFTIPFGVQA; this comes from the coding sequence GTGTCCGAGACCCCCGAAATTGAACTAACAGAGCAGTCGCTCAACGAGGCGGCCGAGGCCGCCATCGCCGCCTTCGCGGCTGCCGAGGACTTGCCCGCGCTGGAGGAGGCACACCGCGCCCACCTGGGCGAGCAGGGGTTTTTGCCGCAGGCGCGTCGCGCGCTGGGTACGCTGCCTAAGGACCAGCGCAAGGACGCTGGCCGGCTGGTGAACATGGCCCGTGGCCGGGTGGAGAAGGAATACGCCGCGACTCGCTCCGTGCGCGAAGCCGAGCACCGGGAACGGCAGCTGCGCGAGGAAACCGTCGACGTGACGCTGCCGTCGACGCGCCACCAGGTCGGTGCGATGCACCCGATCACCACCCTGAGCGAGAACATCGCCGACATCTTCGTGGGCATGGGCTGGGAGATCGCGGAAGGCCCAGAGGTGGAGGCGGAGTACTTCAACTTCGACGCCCTCAACTTCATCCCGCATCACCCTGCCCGCACGCTGCAGGACACCTTCTACGTCGGCGGCGAGGACTCTAAGCAGGTGCTGCGCACCCACACCTCGCCGGTGCAGGTGCGCACGCTGCTCGAGCGCGACGTGCCCGTCTACATCGCCTGCCCGGGACGGGTGTTCCGCACCGACGAGCTCGACGCCACTCACACACCGGTGTTTCACCAGATCGAGGGCTTGGCCGTGGACAAGGGGCTGACCATGGCCCACCTGCGCGGCACCCTTGACCACTTGGCCAAGGTGCTGTTCGGTCCGGAGACGAAGACGCGCATGCGCACGAATTATTTCCCTTTCACCGAGCCCTCGGCCGAGGTGGACGTGTGGTTTCCGAACAAGAAGGGCGGGGCCGGATGGATCGAGTGGGGCGGCTGCGGCATGGTCAACCCGAACGTCCTGCGCGCCGTCGGGGTTGACCCGGAGGAGTACTCCGGCTTCGCGTTCGGCATGGGGC
- a CDS encoding MBL fold metallo-hydrolase, with the protein MISNLSLHSISVSEMDNNCYLLASEGKGLLIDAAADAPALLRMATNAGVEVTDVLTTHRHHDHVGALTDVLEATGATHWASYLDAPAVPALVDRELHEGDTVDFAGHAFPVHILRGHTPGGVCLVAEIDGVINLFIGDSLFPGGLGKTDSEGSFVRLFRDVTTRIFDTYPDSAIVRPGHGEPTTLGEERPKLGEWWERRW; encoded by the coding sequence ATGATCTCGAACTTGAGCCTGCACAGCATCTCCGTTTCCGAGATGGACAACAACTGCTACCTGCTCGCATCCGAGGGCAAGGGCCTGCTTATCGACGCCGCCGCAGACGCCCCGGCCCTCCTCCGCATGGCCACCAACGCCGGCGTGGAGGTCACCGACGTCCTCACCACGCACCGCCACCACGACCACGTCGGCGCGCTGACGGACGTGCTCGAGGCCACCGGTGCGACGCACTGGGCGTCGTACCTCGACGCACCCGCAGTGCCCGCTCTCGTGGACAGGGAGCTGCACGAGGGCGACACCGTGGATTTCGCTGGCCACGCCTTCCCCGTCCACATCCTGCGGGGCCACACCCCGGGCGGGGTGTGCCTTGTCGCCGAGATTGACGGCGTGATCAACCTTTTTATTGGCGATTCCCTCTTCCCCGGCGGTCTGGGCAAGACGGACTCGGAAGGTTCCTTCGTGCGTCTGTTCCGGGACGTCACCACCAGGATTTTTGACACCTACCCCGACAGCGCCATCGTCCGCCCGGGCCACGGGGAGCCCACGACGCTCGGGGAAGAACGCCCGAAACTCGGCGAGTGGTGGGAGCGGCGCTGGTAG
- the infC gene encoding translation initiation factor IF-3, with amino-acid sequence MFLTSLGVLISAEARINERIRVPEVRLVGPSGEQVGIVRTDDARKLAYEADLDLVEVAPKAKPPVAKIMDYGKYKYEQDQKAREARKNQQQTVVKEQKFRPKIDEHDYQTKKGNVERFLEKGNKVKVTIMFRGREQSRPELGYRLLERLADDIGELGVVESRPKQDGRNMTMVFGPARKGKK; translated from the coding sequence TTGTTTCTCACGTCTTTAGGAGTTCTCATCAGCGCTGAAGCTCGGATTAATGAACGCATCCGCGTTCCCGAAGTTCGTCTCGTCGGTCCCTCCGGCGAGCAGGTAGGCATCGTCCGCACGGACGACGCCCGCAAGTTGGCATACGAAGCTGACCTCGATCTCGTCGAGGTTGCTCCCAAGGCCAAGCCGCCCGTGGCCAAGATCATGGACTACGGCAAGTACAAGTACGAGCAGGACCAGAAGGCCCGCGAGGCGCGCAAGAACCAGCAGCAGACTGTGGTGAAGGAACAGAAGTTCCGCCCCAAGATTGATGAGCACGACTACCAGACAAAGAAGGGCAACGTCGAGCGCTTCCTGGAAAAGGGTAACAAGGTCAAGGTCACGATCATGTTCCGCGGCCGCGAGCAGTCGCGCCCCGAGCTCGGCTACCGCCTGCTGGAGCGGCTCGCCGACGACATCGGCGAACTCGGCGTCGTCGAGTCCCGCCCGAAGCAGGACGGCCGCAACATGACCATGGTCTTCGGGCCGGCCCGCAAGGGCAAGAAGTAG
- the rpmI gene encoding 50S ribosomal protein L35, whose translation MKQKTHKGTAKRIKVNGKGKLRREQAGKRHLNEKLSSKRRRKLSGTTDVARADVKRAKRLLGMS comes from the coding sequence ATGAAGCAGAAGACCCACAAGGGCACCGCTAAGCGCATCAAGGTCAACGGTAAGGGCAAACTGCGCCGCGAGCAGGCCGGCAAGCGCCACCTGAACGAGAAGCTGTCCTCGAAGCGCCGCCGCAAGCTGTCTGGCACCACCGACGTCGCGCGCGCTGACGTCAAGCGCGCAAAGCGCCTCCTCGGCATGTCCTAA
- a CDS encoding TrmH family RNA methyltransferase: MALDFSEPFTERTPRIVNAAKLHRAQGRRKAGRFLAEGANSVEAAVATGAATDVFVTERAADEFAEIVTTAGYMNVFTHAITDKAAAHLSDTVHTTGIFAVCSPVLWSLGAVTKGRPRFVAVGVETNDPGNAGTLIRIADVCGADAVIFAGDSVDPESGKVVRSSAGSLFHVPVVRERNIADAVGQLRAAGLSIAATTMDGEVSLARAGDHLTRPTAWLFGNEAHGLPKELIESADYRVSIPIRGSAESLNMATAAAMCMWESSKALHGDAALEDSRGS; this comes from the coding sequence ATGGCCCTCGATTTCTCCGAACCCTTCACGGAACGCACGCCTCGGATCGTCAACGCGGCGAAGCTGCACAGGGCGCAGGGGCGTCGTAAAGCGGGCCGATTCCTGGCGGAGGGGGCGAACTCGGTGGAGGCGGCGGTGGCCACGGGCGCGGCGACGGACGTGTTCGTTACCGAGCGCGCGGCCGACGAGTTCGCGGAGATCGTCACCACGGCCGGATACATGAACGTGTTCACGCACGCGATCACGGACAAGGCGGCGGCCCACCTGTCCGACACCGTGCACACCACGGGTATTTTCGCCGTGTGTTCGCCAGTGCTGTGGTCCCTCGGCGCGGTAACCAAGGGGCGGCCCCGCTTCGTCGCCGTGGGGGTGGAGACGAACGACCCCGGCAATGCCGGAACCCTGATCCGCATCGCGGACGTGTGCGGGGCGGACGCGGTGATCTTCGCGGGCGACTCCGTCGACCCGGAGTCGGGCAAAGTGGTGCGCTCGTCTGCGGGGTCGCTCTTCCATGTGCCCGTGGTGCGCGAGCGCAATATTGCGGATGCGGTCGGACAGCTGCGCGCCGCAGGGCTGTCCATCGCCGCGACGACGATGGACGGGGAGGTGTCGTTGGCGCGGGCGGGGGATCACCTCACCCGGCCCACCGCGTGGCTGTTCGGCAACGAGGCGCACGGCCTGCCGAAAGAGCTCATCGAGTCGGCTGACTACCGTGTCTCCATCCCCATCCGGGGCAGCGCGGAATCGCTGAACATGGCCACGGCGGCCGCGATGTGCATGTGGGAATCCTCAAAGGCGCTGCACGGGGACGCTGCCTTGGAGGATTCGCGGGGGTCTTAG
- a CDS encoding DoxX family membrane protein: MIRKFARPMLASVYVADGVGILLNPSAHRDNAQTVLKKVRSAVPSNVRAFVPSDPNTAALTVGGVKAGAGTLFALGKLPRTSAALLAATAVPSLLGRNAFWEADDEQEKARRRTGALTDVALLGGVLIATVDTDGKPNLQWRAQNAAKQAKKNVQQALPTQSETESALSKAGDWISDRADQVTSYVDENKDDWKETASTLFQDAKEQTSNFVDKATDQAESLYKELQPEKKVNALVSNLQDTLDDIQPGPVDKLKAKRKVNKATSKFKGRAQDAVDTLQDAFDNLDAAPSKRQQRKWKKKAKQAEKDAQKAVKKAQKKLS; encoded by the coding sequence ATGATCCGCAAGTTTGCACGGCCTATGCTCGCGTCGGTGTACGTCGCCGACGGTGTGGGGATTCTTCTCAACCCCTCTGCTCACCGCGATAACGCGCAGACGGTGCTGAAGAAGGTCCGTTCCGCGGTGCCGAGCAATGTCCGTGCCTTCGTCCCCTCCGACCCGAACACCGCGGCCCTAACGGTGGGTGGCGTTAAGGCCGGCGCTGGCACCCTCTTCGCCCTGGGCAAGCTCCCGCGGACGTCGGCCGCTCTGCTGGCCGCGACCGCGGTTCCCTCCCTGCTGGGCCGCAATGCTTTCTGGGAGGCGGACGACGAGCAGGAGAAGGCACGCCGCCGGACCGGCGCCCTGACCGACGTCGCGCTGCTTGGCGGCGTTCTCATCGCCACCGTTGACACCGATGGCAAGCCGAACCTTCAGTGGCGCGCCCAGAACGCCGCCAAGCAGGCGAAGAAGAACGTGCAGCAGGCCCTGCCGACCCAGTCCGAGACCGAATCGGCCCTGAGCAAGGCCGGCGACTGGATCTCCGACCGAGCCGACCAGGTTACCTCGTACGTGGACGAGAACAAGGACGACTGGAAGGAGACGGCTTCCACCCTCTTCCAGGACGCCAAGGAGCAGACCTCGAACTTCGTTGACAAGGCGACTGACCAGGCCGAAAGCCTCTACAAGGAGCTGCAGCCGGAGAAGAAGGTCAACGCCCTCGTGAGCAACCTGCAGGACACCCTCGATGACATTCAGCCCGGCCCGGTGGACAAGCTGAAGGCCAAGCGTAAGGTGAACAAGGCGACCTCCAAGTTCAAAGGCCGCGCCCAGGATGCCGTCGATACGCTGCAAGACGCGTTCGACAACCTCGACGCCGCCCCCTCCAAGCGCCAGCAGCGCAAGTGGAAGAAGAAGGCGAAGCAGGCCGAGAAGGACGCTCAGAAGGCCGTGAAGAAGGCCCAGAAGAAGCTGAGCTAA
- a CDS encoding response regulator, which yields MSPRIDALLVDDNPLVISSFRQYFATTEDIRIVADAADGAEALRQLDLHHVDVVLADIHMPTMDGPTLLERINARPRRPIFLAVTAFDSDRTMVRILRGGGAGYVLKSERPHVLIDAVRAAVGGGMVVSPQAMARLISYLREDPRTPRRVDPIAEAMKLQTLTDSEKKVLVLLCQGLSNAEMAAQLSYSESTIKKYVSSIMVQFGATSRLNLVVRVLNAQY from the coding sequence ATGAGTCCCCGCATCGATGCCCTTCTTGTCGATGATAACCCGCTGGTCATAAGCTCTTTCCGCCAGTACTTTGCCACGACGGAGGACATCCGTATCGTCGCCGACGCCGCGGACGGGGCGGAAGCGCTGCGCCAGCTCGACCTACACCACGTCGACGTCGTCCTCGCCGACATTCACATGCCGACGATGGACGGCCCGACACTGCTCGAACGGATCAATGCCCGGCCCCGCCGCCCGATCTTTCTTGCGGTCACCGCCTTCGACTCGGACCGCACGATGGTGCGCATCCTTCGGGGCGGCGGCGCAGGCTACGTGCTCAAAAGCGAGAGGCCGCACGTGCTTATCGACGCCGTCCGCGCCGCCGTCGGCGGAGGCATGGTCGTGTCCCCGCAGGCCATGGCGCGGCTCATCAGCTACCTGCGCGAGGATCCCCGCACGCCCCGCCGCGTGGATCCGATTGCCGAGGCGATGAAGCTACAGACGCTCACCGACTCCGAAAAGAAGGTCCTCGTGCTGCTGTGCCAAGGGCTGTCCAACGCGGAAATGGCCGCCCAGCTTTCGTACTCCGAATCGACCATCAAAAAGTACGTCTCCAGCATCATGGTGCAGTTCGGGGCGACCTCGCGGCTTAACCTCGTCGTCCGTGTGCTCAACGCCCAGTACTAA
- a CDS encoding sensor histidine kinase yields the protein MQFTGQPRSTTRSTPRPHPDYPPAINWKIAAFGALAVVATLAFPPVDLSSLVVDVIAVVVVSLSQRWPVAAGAALVMLFLVGSADESLRSAILLFSAPALVAVAAYSGRPRWSIAYALILGYISVTSPFNGRLVPYDVTGTLIYIAALATAFWIGCFFRRQRLIAAENQRRLEDEMERRREELTRALHDSVATTLTSVVMRAETLGLTSPSDSEQRRTLELIADETRQAMQEIRHLLQVVREDAHAEDTTIERTVGEQISVTARLLRSHGFDVRVDARASVCSYAFPAGFEHVFTELATNAIKYAAPGTSVELRVSHSRRGLHCSVTNELSDSRGPATASPHLTSGLGLEEARRVVERHGGRWKARPKGRRWAAEFDLPAHALYGASPAAGGDFRTTLSREGSEIGATGGQ from the coding sequence GTGCAGTTTACAGGCCAGCCTAGGTCCACTACCCGGTCCACTCCGCGGCCCCACCCTGACTACCCGCCTGCCATCAACTGGAAGATCGCCGCCTTCGGCGCCCTCGCCGTCGTCGCCACTCTGGCGTTTCCTCCGGTCGATCTTTCCTCGCTCGTCGTCGACGTCATCGCCGTGGTCGTCGTCTCGTTGTCGCAGCGCTGGCCCGTGGCGGCGGGAGCCGCGCTGGTGATGTTGTTCCTCGTGGGATCCGCGGACGAGTCGCTGCGCAGCGCCATTCTCCTTTTCTCCGCCCCCGCGCTCGTCGCGGTGGCCGCCTACTCAGGGCGCCCGCGCTGGTCTATCGCCTACGCCCTGATTTTGGGCTACATCAGCGTGACCAGCCCGTTCAATGGCCGGCTGGTGCCGTACGACGTCACCGGAACGCTCATCTACATCGCCGCGCTCGCCACCGCGTTCTGGATCGGCTGCTTCTTCCGCCGCCAACGTCTCATCGCTGCGGAGAACCAAAGGCGGCTCGAAGACGAGATGGAGCGACGCCGCGAGGAACTCACTCGCGCGCTCCACGACTCTGTGGCCACCACGCTGACCTCCGTGGTCATGCGCGCCGAGACGCTAGGCCTGACGTCCCCGTCCGACTCCGAGCAACGGCGCACCCTCGAGCTCATCGCGGACGAAACCCGGCAGGCGATGCAGGAGATCCGCCACTTGCTTCAGGTCGTGCGCGAGGACGCCCACGCCGAGGACACCACCATCGAGCGCACGGTCGGAGAGCAGATCAGCGTGACGGCTCGCCTGCTGCGCAGCCACGGATTCGACGTGCGCGTCGACGCGCGTGCCTCCGTATGCTCCTACGCCTTCCCCGCCGGTTTCGAGCACGTCTTCACTGAGCTCGCCACCAACGCCATCAAGTATGCAGCGCCCGGCACTTCTGTCGAGCTGAGGGTGTCGCACTCGCGCCGCGGGCTACATTGCTCGGTCACCAACGAGCTCAGCGACAGCCGTGGCCCCGCCACCGCGTCCCCCCACCTGACCAGCGGGCTCGGGCTGGAAGAGGCGAGAAGGGTCGTCGAAAGGCACGGCGGGCGCTGGAAAGCGCGGCCAAAGGGACGCCGGTGGGCCGCCGAGTTCGACCTTCCCGCCCACGCTTTGTACGGCGCATCCCCCGCTGCGGGTGGAGACTTTCGTACCACACTTTCCCGCGAAGGAAGCGAAATCGGCGCGACCGGAGGACAATAG
- the uvrA gene encoding excinuclease ABC subunit UvrA, which translates to MADRLTVRGAREHNLKGVDVELPRDAMVVFTGLSGSGKSSLAFDTIFAEGQRRYVESLSSYARMFLGQMDKPDVDYIDGLSPAVSIDQKSTNRNPRSTVGTITEIYDYLRLLYSRAGTPHCPVCDAVIERQTPQQIVDQVMEYEERTKFQVLAPVVRGRKGEFADLFSDLAAQGYSRVTVDGETYQLSQPPTLEKQVKHTIDVVVDRLQVKESQKQRLTDSVETALKLADGLVGFEFVDLDADDPARTRTFSEKMACPNGHPLGVEEYEPRAFSFNSPFGACPACDGLGVRTEIDTELVIPDPDAPAVDAFQPWNSSPNKRYFVKLIEALAAEEGFDAHAPFSSLTKTQQKHLVRGSKTKVNVRYKNRYGRQRTFDAAYEGVIGYLERKMEQAESDAQKERLLAYTREIPCPTCEGSRLKPAILAVRLASTTHGEKSIAGLTELSVEDASEYLDNLVLGYREEMIAGAVLREIQARLRFLLDVGLNYLTLSRSAGTLSGGEAQRIRLATQIGSGLAGVLYVLDEPSIGLHQRDNQRLIATLKKLRDLGNTLVVVEHDEDTIKAADWMVDVGPLAGEYGGEIVYQGEPAGILEAENSLTGDYLAGRKEIAVPETRRPVDSERVLSIEGARENNLNNVSVDIPLGVLVTVTGVSGSGKSTMVNEILAKTLQNRLNGARQVPGRVKKVGGLEHLDKLVQVDQSPIGRTPRSNPATYTGVFDKIRNLFAETQEAKVRGYKAGRFSFNVKGGRCEACRGDGTIKIEMNFLPDVYVPCEVCNGARYNRETLEVRYKGKNIAEVLDMPISEAAEFFEPITSIHRYLSTLVDVGLGYVRLGQSATTLSGGEAQRVKLAAELQKRSNGRTIYILDEPTTGLHFEDIRKLMLVLNGLVEKGNSVLVIEHNLDVIKSADWVIDMGPEGGSGGGTVVAQGTPEDVARTDGSFTGQFLREILG; encoded by the coding sequence GTGGCTGATCGGCTCACTGTGCGCGGCGCGCGCGAACACAACCTCAAGGGCGTGGACGTGGAGCTGCCCCGCGACGCGATGGTCGTGTTCACCGGCCTGTCCGGGTCGGGCAAATCCTCCCTCGCCTTCGACACCATCTTCGCCGAGGGGCAGCGCCGCTACGTCGAGTCCCTTTCCTCGTACGCGCGCATGTTCCTCGGGCAGATGGACAAGCCGGACGTCGACTACATCGACGGGTTATCCCCCGCGGTGTCCATCGACCAGAAGTCGACCAACCGCAACCCTCGCTCGACGGTGGGTACCATCACGGAGATCTACGACTACCTGCGCCTGCTCTACTCCCGCGCCGGCACGCCGCACTGCCCCGTGTGCGACGCGGTGATCGAGCGCCAGACCCCGCAGCAGATCGTCGACCAGGTCATGGAGTACGAGGAGCGTACGAAGTTCCAAGTGCTCGCTCCCGTGGTGCGGGGGCGTAAGGGAGAGTTCGCGGACCTGTTTTCGGACCTCGCGGCGCAGGGCTACTCCCGCGTGACCGTCGACGGGGAGACCTACCAGCTTTCGCAGCCCCCCACGCTTGAAAAGCAGGTCAAGCACACGATCGACGTTGTCGTGGACCGGCTTCAGGTCAAGGAGAGCCAGAAGCAGCGCCTCACCGACTCTGTCGAGACCGCGTTGAAGCTCGCCGACGGCCTCGTAGGTTTCGAGTTTGTCGACCTCGACGCCGACGACCCGGCGCGCACCCGAACGTTCTCCGAGAAGATGGCGTGCCCCAACGGGCACCCCCTCGGCGTGGAGGAGTACGAGCCGCGCGCCTTCTCCTTCAACTCGCCCTTCGGCGCCTGCCCCGCCTGCGACGGCCTCGGCGTGCGCACGGAAATCGACACCGAGCTGGTCATCCCCGACCCGGACGCCCCGGCGGTCGACGCGTTCCAGCCCTGGAACTCGAGCCCGAACAAGCGCTACTTTGTTAAGCTCATCGAGGCACTCGCGGCGGAGGAGGGCTTTGATGCCCACGCACCCTTCTCATCGCTGACCAAGACACAGCAAAAACACTTGGTCAGGGGGTCGAAAACGAAGGTGAATGTGCGCTACAAGAACCGCTACGGCCGCCAGCGTACGTTCGACGCCGCGTACGAGGGCGTGATCGGTTACCTCGAGCGCAAGATGGAGCAGGCGGAGTCCGACGCGCAGAAGGAGCGTCTGCTTGCGTACACCCGCGAGATCCCGTGCCCGACGTGCGAGGGCTCGCGCCTCAAGCCCGCAATCCTCGCGGTGCGGCTGGCGTCAACCACGCACGGAGAGAAGTCCATCGCCGGGCTCACCGAGCTTTCCGTGGAGGACGCGTCCGAGTACCTCGACAACCTCGTGCTCGGTTACCGCGAAGAGATGATCGCCGGCGCCGTGCTGCGCGAGATCCAGGCCCGCCTGCGCTTCCTCCTCGACGTCGGCCTGAATTACCTCACGCTCTCGCGTTCCGCCGGGACGCTGTCCGGCGGGGAGGCGCAGCGCATTCGCCTGGCGACGCAGATCGGCTCCGGCCTCGCCGGGGTGCTCTACGTGCTCGACGAGCCTTCCATCGGGCTGCACCAGCGTGACAACCAGCGCCTCATCGCCACTCTGAAGAAGTTGCGCGACCTGGGCAACACCCTCGTCGTGGTGGAGCACGACGAGGACACCATCAAGGCTGCGGACTGGATGGTGGACGTCGGCCCGCTGGCCGGCGAGTACGGCGGCGAGATCGTCTACCAGGGCGAGCCCGCCGGGATCCTCGAAGCGGAGAACTCTCTTACCGGCGACTACCTGGCGGGACGCAAGGAGATCGCGGTCCCCGAAACGCGCCGCCCGGTGGACTCCGAGCGCGTACTCAGTATCGAGGGTGCGCGCGAGAACAACCTCAACAACGTCAGCGTTGACATCCCCCTGGGAGTTCTGGTCACGGTGACCGGCGTGTCCGGCTCGGGCAAGTCGACCATGGTGAACGAGATCCTGGCCAAGACGCTGCAGAACCGCCTCAACGGCGCGCGCCAGGTGCCGGGGCGCGTGAAGAAGGTCGGGGGCCTCGAGCACTTGGACAAGTTGGTGCAGGTGGACCAGTCGCCGATCGGACGCACGCCCCGCTCCAACCCGGCGACCTACACCGGCGTCTTTGACAAGATCCGGAACCTGTTCGCCGAGACACAGGAAGCGAAGGTGCGCGGGTACAAGGCCGGGCGCTTTTCGTTCAACGTCAAGGGCGGGCGCTGCGAAGCCTGCCGGGGCGACGGCACGATCAAGATTGAAATGAACTTCCTGCCCGACGTCTATGTGCCCTGCGAGGTCTGCAACGGCGCGCGCTATAACCGGGAGACCTTGGAGGTGCGTTACAAGGGCAAGAACATCGCCGAGGTCCTTGACATGCCGATCTCGGAGGCAGCCGAGTTCTTCGAGCCCATCACGTCGATCCACCGGTACTTGAGCACGCTTGTCGACGTCGGGCTCGGCTACGTTCGCCTCGGCCAGTCCGCGACCACGCTCTCTGGAGGGGAGGCCCAACGCGTCAAGCTCGCAGCCGAGCTGCAAAAGCGCTCGAACGGGCGGACCATCTACATCCTCGACGAGCCGACGACTGGGCTGCACTTCGAGGACATCCGCAAGCTCATGCTCGTGCTCAACGGCCTGGTAGAGAAGGGCAACTCCGTGCTCGTCATCGAGCACAACCTCGACGTGATCAAGTCTGCTGACTGGGTTATCGACATGGGCCCGGAAGGCGGGTCGGGCGGCGGCACCGTCGTCGCGCAGGGCACCCCGGAGGACGTCGCCCGCACGGATGGCTCCTTTACCGGCCAGTTCCTGCGGGAGATTCTGGGCTAG
- the rplT gene encoding 50S ribosomal protein L20, whose product MARVKRSVNAKKKRRAILKSAKGYRGQRSRLYRKAKEQWLHSQTYAYRDRRQRKNDFRKLWIQRINAAARMNDITYNRLIHGLKLAEVEVDRKILAELAVNDFAAFSAICEIAKNALPEDVNAPKAA is encoded by the coding sequence ATGGCACGTGTTAAGCGTTCAGTCAACGCCAAGAAGAAGCGTCGCGCGATCCTGAAGTCCGCGAAGGGCTACCGTGGACAGCGTTCCCGCCTGTACCGCAAGGCCAAGGAGCAGTGGCTGCACTCCCAGACCTACGCGTACCGCGACCGCCGCCAGCGCAAGAACGATTTCCGCAAGCTGTGGATCCAGCGTATCAACGCCGCCGCTCGCATGAACGACATCACCTACAACCGCCTCATCCACGGCCTCAAGCTGGCCGAGGTCGAGGTCGACCGCAAGATCCTCGCCGAGCTTGCCGTCAACGACTTCGCCGCGTTCTCCGCGATCTGCGAGATTGCCAAGAACGCCCTGCCCGAGGACGTCAACGCCCCGAAGGCCGCCTAA